The Amycolatopsis sp. DG1A-15b genome window below encodes:
- a CDS encoding sensor histidine kinase, with the protein MSTPVKTRGHEPFVHPALFYRDADEYLAGTVPFIRSGLAAGEPVAVSVPAANVALLRAELGADADRITLMDMGIAGRNPGRIIPGVLRAFADTHPDRHVRIIGEPIWPSRSAHEYPACVQHEALINLAFTGRDVTILCPYDTQNLTPAVLADAEATHPLLIDSTGQRSSAAYDPEAIIAGYNQPLPEPAEAAELTVDATNLAQARHLARTHAHQAGLPQDQVADVELVVTELVTNSIDHGGGTGRLRIWTADGHLLCQVHDQGTLTDPLAGRHPVPPDQHRNRGLLLVNHMSDLVRLHTSTDGTTFRVHFRL; encoded by the coding sequence ATGAGCACGCCCGTCAAGACGCGCGGTCACGAGCCGTTCGTCCATCCGGCCCTGTTCTACCGGGACGCCGACGAGTACCTCGCCGGGACCGTCCCGTTCATCCGGTCCGGACTCGCCGCGGGCGAACCAGTCGCCGTGTCGGTCCCCGCGGCCAACGTCGCCCTGCTGCGCGCCGAACTCGGCGCCGACGCCGACCGGATCACCCTGATGGACATGGGCATCGCCGGACGCAACCCCGGCCGGATCATCCCCGGTGTACTGCGCGCCTTCGCCGACACCCACCCCGACCGGCACGTCCGCATCATCGGCGAACCGATCTGGCCCAGCCGCAGCGCCCACGAATACCCCGCCTGCGTCCAGCACGAAGCGCTGATCAACCTCGCGTTCACCGGCCGGGACGTCACCATCCTCTGCCCCTACGACACCCAGAACCTCACCCCGGCAGTGCTGGCCGACGCCGAAGCGACCCATCCGCTGCTCATCGACAGCACCGGCCAGCGCTCCAGCGCCGCGTACGACCCCGAAGCGATCATCGCCGGCTACAACCAGCCGCTGCCCGAACCAGCCGAGGCCGCCGAACTCACCGTCGACGCCACCAATCTCGCCCAGGCCCGGCACCTCGCCCGGACCCACGCCCACCAGGCAGGCTTGCCGCAGGACCAGGTCGCCGACGTCGAACTGGTCGTCACCGAACTGGTCACCAACAGCATCGACCACGGCGGCGGCACCGGCCGGCTGCGGATCTGGACCGCCGACGGGCACCTCCTGTGCCAGGTCCACGACCAGGGCACCCTCACCGACCCCTTGGCCGGACGGCACCCCGTCCCACCGGACCAACACCGCAACCGCGGCCTCCTCCTGGTCAACCACATGTCCGACCTGGTCCGGCTCCACACCAGCACCGACGGCACCACCTTCCGCGTCCACTTCCGGCTGTGA
- a CDS encoding STAS domain-containing protein, protein MTDSHRSQLRVVRIPDQRGVKVIGDVDLSTRDIWQSALESATTDRASARLDLSQLSFIDARGTAMLVAAAPLTLTRPPAILRRMLSLLYPAEPATIVIEELEVS, encoded by the coding sequence GTGACTGATTCTCATCGCAGCCAGTTGCGGGTGGTCCGGATACCGGATCAGCGCGGGGTGAAGGTCATCGGCGACGTCGACCTGAGCACCCGCGACATCTGGCAGAGCGCGCTGGAATCCGCGACCACCGACCGTGCGTCCGCCCGGCTGGATCTGTCGCAGCTGTCGTTCATCGACGCCCGCGGCACTGCCATGCTGGTCGCCGCGGCACCGCTCACGCTCACCCGCCCCCCGGCGATCCTCCGTAGGATGTTGTCACTGCTCTACCCCGCCGAACCGGCGACGATCGTGATCGAAGAACTGGAAGTGTCATGA
- a CDS encoding STAS domain-containing protein: MLDATRAPSLREPASILPRPLTVMVTARHEHTTVAIAGEVDLAVTARMQDRLHDELRLRPEALIIDLTHVTFCSSSGLSALLEVVHDAHARGLPCAVIAGQRAILRPIQVLQLDRVLPIHANRADAEAWLSLVARLR; the protein is encoded by the coding sequence ATGCTTGACGCCACCCGCGCCCCCAGCTTGCGCGAGCCGGCTTCCATACTCCCCCGCCCTCTCACCGTCATGGTCACCGCTCGCCACGAGCACACCACAGTGGCCATCGCCGGCGAAGTCGACTTGGCCGTGACCGCGCGCATGCAGGACCGGCTGCACGACGAGCTGCGGCTGCGCCCCGAGGCGCTGATCATCGACCTGACCCACGTCACGTTCTGCTCCTCGAGCGGCTTGTCCGCCCTCCTCGAGGTTGTCCATGACGCCCACGCCCGCGGACTGCCTTGTGCAGTCATCGCCGGTCAACGGGCCATCCTGCGGCCCATCCAGGTGCTGCAACTCGACCGCGTCCTGCCGATCCACGCGAACCGGGCGGACGCAGAAGCCTGGCTGTCCCTGGTGGCGCGGCTGCGGTGA
- a CDS encoding MerR family transcriptional regulator: MIPDQAGPGTPSAADKFDDENYPGYTMGRAADMLGTTQGFLRSLDEAGLITPQRSAGGHRRYSRHQLRLAARARELVDQGTPIDAACRIITLEDQLHEAQRRNTELTTSD; the protein is encoded by the coding sequence ATGATTCCTGACCAAGCAGGACCCGGCACGCCGAGTGCGGCCGACAAGTTCGACGACGAGAACTATCCCGGTTACACCATGGGCCGGGCCGCCGACATGCTCGGCACCACCCAGGGCTTCCTGCGCAGCCTCGACGAAGCCGGCCTGATCACCCCCCAACGGTCCGCCGGCGGGCACCGCCGCTACTCCCGGCACCAGCTGCGCCTGGCCGCCCGCGCACGGGAACTGGTCGATCAGGGCACGCCGATCGACGCGGCCTGCCGCATCATCACCCTCGAAGACCAGCTCCACGAAGCTCAGCGCCGCAACACCGAACTGACCACGAGCGACTGA
- a CDS encoding polysaccharide deacetylase family protein: protein MRKSLTRRHFFGVAAGASALAACSAPDQRPPVGAVPSSPAPVSSPRSTAPPASAAPSGPATEVARSASGRPEIALTFHGAGDPRITRQVLDLVRQHGAHITVLAVGTWLAEYPDAARMVRDGGHELGNHTWSHPALAGYQPEPMLAEIQRCRDKLAEVTGTPGTFFRQSQGQHATAQELIEAGKAGYARALSYDVDSLDWKDPGPAAIRSAVARARAGSVVSMHLGHAGTVAALPGIFIDLSERGLTAVTATELLK, encoded by the coding sequence ATGCGCAAATCGTTGACCAGACGCCATTTCTTCGGCGTCGCCGCCGGAGCTTCGGCGTTGGCCGCCTGCTCGGCGCCGGACCAGCGTCCGCCGGTGGGTGCGGTGCCGTCGTCGCCTGCTCCGGTGAGCTCACCGCGTTCGACCGCACCACCGGCTTCGGCCGCGCCGTCGGGACCGGCCACCGAGGTGGCCCGCTCCGCTTCCGGTCGCCCGGAGATCGCACTGACCTTCCACGGCGCCGGCGATCCCCGGATCACCCGGCAGGTGCTGGACCTGGTGCGGCAGCACGGCGCGCACATCACCGTGCTGGCCGTCGGGACCTGGCTGGCCGAGTACCCGGACGCCGCGCGGATGGTGCGCGACGGCGGCCACGAGCTCGGCAACCACACCTGGAGCCATCCCGCGCTGGCCGGTTACCAGCCGGAGCCGATGCTCGCGGAGATCCAACGGTGCCGGGACAAGCTCGCCGAGGTGACCGGGACGCCAGGGACGTTCTTCCGGCAGTCGCAGGGACAGCACGCGACCGCGCAGGAGCTGATCGAGGCGGGCAAGGCCGGCTACGCGCGGGCGCTGTCCTACGACGTCGACTCGCTGGACTGGAAGGACCCGGGGCCGGCCGCGATCCGGTCCGCCGTGGCGCGGGCCCGGGCCGGCAGCGTGGTCAGCATGCACCTCGGGCACGCCGGGACGGTTGCCGCGCTGCCGGGGATCTTCATCGACCTGAGCGAACGGGGACTGACCGCGGTGACGGCGACGGAGCTGCTGAAGTGA
- a CDS encoding beta-propeller fold lactonase family protein — protein MSRTGLGWLAAVLLLLAGCSSSPTSDDVGMSGMPGMPTAGLPHESTPPVPAGNPLPGMPPVTDLRNVDAAAGAGKLSPEVAGDKPLVYVPHSGSGDVWVIDPATYQVIAKYPAGKELQHVVPSWDLRTLYATDDRGDQILPFDPKTGVPGRKIPVIDPYNMYFSPDGKYAISVAEARRKLVWYDPHTWQVHDETAAPDCAGIDHADFSADGRTAVFTCEFAGRVAVVDVVTHKLLRMIDMPHRNVRMGPQDIKLAPDGSVYYIADSDANGLWVLDGAATRVLRFIPTGKGAHGLYLSRDAKQLYVTNRHEGSVSVLDAYTGAPVTVWHIPGGGSPDMGNVTADGTQLWLSGRYNGVVYVLSTKDGTLLRTIPVGREPHGLCVWPQPGRYSLGHTGITR, from the coding sequence GTGAGCCGTACCGGTCTGGGCTGGCTCGCCGCCGTCCTCCTCCTGCTCGCCGGCTGCTCGTCGTCACCGACGTCCGACGACGTCGGGATGTCCGGTATGCCGGGAATGCCTACCGCTGGGCTGCCGCACGAATCGACGCCGCCCGTTCCGGCCGGGAACCCGTTGCCCGGTATGCCGCCGGTCACCGACCTCCGCAACGTCGACGCCGCCGCCGGAGCCGGGAAGCTGTCGCCCGAAGTCGCCGGGGACAAGCCGCTGGTGTACGTGCCGCACAGCGGCTCCGGCGACGTCTGGGTGATCGACCCGGCCACCTACCAGGTGATCGCGAAGTACCCGGCCGGCAAGGAACTCCAGCACGTCGTGCCCTCCTGGGACCTGCGCACCCTCTACGCCACCGACGACCGCGGCGACCAGATCCTCCCGTTCGACCCCAAGACCGGCGTGCCGGGCAGGAAGATTCCCGTGATCGACCCGTACAACATGTACTTCTCCCCGGACGGCAAGTACGCCATCTCGGTCGCCGAAGCCCGCCGCAAGCTGGTCTGGTACGACCCGCACACCTGGCAGGTGCACGACGAAACCGCCGCCCCCGACTGTGCGGGCATCGATCACGCCGACTTCTCCGCTGACGGCCGGACCGCGGTGTTCACCTGCGAGTTCGCCGGCCGGGTGGCGGTCGTGGACGTCGTCACCCACAAGCTGCTGCGCATGATCGACATGCCGCACCGCAACGTCCGGATGGGACCGCAGGACATCAAGCTCGCCCCGGACGGATCGGTCTACTACATCGCCGATTCCGACGCCAACGGTCTCTGGGTCCTCGACGGAGCGGCGACCCGCGTGCTCCGCTTCATCCCGACCGGGAAGGGCGCGCACGGTCTCTACCTGTCGCGGGACGCGAAGCAGCTGTACGTGACCAACCGCCACGAAGGCAGCGTCAGCGTGCTGGACGCCTACACCGGCGCCCCGGTGACCGTCTGGCACATCCCGGGCGGCGGCAGCCCGGACATGGGCAACGTCACCGCGGACGGCACCCAGCTCTGGCTGTCCGGCCGCTACAACGGCGTCGTCTACGTCCTGTCGACGAAGGACGGGACGCTGCTGCGGACCATCCCAGTAGGCCGCGAACCGCACGGCCTGTGCGTGTGGCCCCAGCCCGGCCGGTATTCCCTCGGCCACACCGGCATCACCCGCTAG